The nucleotide sequence CAGCTCTTTGCCTTCCGGAGAAAACACCACGATGCCAAACCGGCTCTCAGCGCGAAAGGCGGCGTAGATGTTGCCTTTCTGGTCGACGGTCATGCCATCAATGCCGGTCTCTTTATCGCCGAAGTCAGCCAGGATATTTTTCTTTCCGAGCGAACCATCTTTTTTGATGGGGAACGCATTGAGGGTCATCCGCAGTTTGGGTTCTTGTGGTGGCTCTTTTTCCAGGCCGCTGGCACCATTGTCGGTCTCTGCGACATACAGGGTTTTTCCATCGGGTGAAACCACGACGCCATTCGGCTTTGTGATATCGCTTGTAGCGCGGTGCACGGTTTTGGTTTTAGGGTCATAACGAAAGACACTCATGTGATCGAGTTCGAGTGGTTCGTGTCCGACGTAGCGGGGATCGGTGAAATAGACCCAGCCTCCGGGATGAACGACCAGGTCATTCGGGGCATTGAATTTTTTGCCTTCGAAGGTTTCGACAATGGGTTTTACTTTTCCGTTTTTTGTGATTTGCGCCAGGCATTGTTTGCCGTTATTGGCACCACAGGCGGCGAGCATTTTGCCTTTTTTGTTGATCATCAGACCGTTACTCTGACCGCTGTCGGCACTGAAGACAGTGGTTTTGCCCGTTGAAGGATCAAAGGCCATGATCTTGCCTTTTCCGCCGGCAAAGTTGATATCACTGAAGTAAATGATGCCGTCTTTGCTGACGCAGGCACCTTCGGTGAAGCCTTTGTCGACCCAGAGTTCTTCCACTTTGGAGTCTGGTGAAACAATGGACGCGTCGCCGGAGGGGGCGGGACTCGCCGCGAAAACGATTGCGCCTGTGAATCCGGAAAAAGCGATGCCCCAAACCAGAATGTGTTGCCAGTTGATCATGGTGTGACCCTCTCTGAGGTATTGATTATGAAATGAGCGATTATCGAGTGTTTTATCCTTGTACAGGTTCTTCCGTTGTTTCAGTCGTTTTTGAATTATGGTTATTGCGCACCAGCCAGAGTGACGGGACCGCGAGGATGGCGCCGGCTGTGGGACCGACGAGATACAGCCACAGGGACTGCAGGTTGTTACTGACCAGCGCCGGTGCCAGTGAGCGGGCTGGATTCATGGACGCGCCGCAGATGGGGCCGGCAAACATCGCCTCCAGCGCGATGACGGCACCAATGGCGACACCAGCCAGGATGCCGGTCTCTTTGGCGCCGGTACTCACACAGAGCACGACAAACATCAGCATCCACGTCAGCACCCCTTCCAGAATCAGGGACTGCAGATCCGAACCGGCGGGACGCGTCATGCCGTAATTATCGAGGCCGGGGAAGATGACTCTTAACAGCAGGCAGGCGGCAAGGGCACCAATCACCTGGCAGACGATGTAAGGCAGAACCTGTTTCCCGGGAAAGCGACCGCCGACCCAGAAGGCAATCGTGACAGCCGGGTTGATATGTGCGCCGGAGATTTCTCCAATCGCGTAAATGATGGCTGTGACAACCAGTCCGAACACCAGCGCAATGCCGACGTGCGTCACGGTTC is from Gimesia maris and encodes:
- a CDS encoding SMP-30/gluconolactonase/LRE family protein; amino-acid sequence: MINWQHILVWGIAFSGFTGAIVFAASPAPSGDASIVSPDSKVEELWVDKGFTEGACVSKDGIIYFSDINFAGGKGKIMAFDPSTGKTTVFSADSGQSNGLMINKKGKMLAACGANNGKQCLAQITKNGKVKPIVETFEGKKFNAPNDLVVHPGGWVYFTDPRYVGHEPLELDHMSVFRYDPKTKTVHRATSDITKPNGVVVSPDGKTLYVAETDNGASGLEKEPPQEPKLRMTLNAFPIKKDGSLGKKNILADFGDKETGIDGMTVDQKGNIYAAFRAESRFGIVVFSPEGKELAYIPTPSLPTNCTFGIGDDASTLYITAGSGLYRIPCKIPGFHPALPVDK
- a CDS encoding MIP/aquaporin family protein, with the protein product MQKYYAEIFGTFILLFSGAGAIVTNQVSNGTVTHVGIALVFGLVVTAIIYAIGEISGAHINPAVTIAFWVGGRFPGKQVLPYIVCQVIGALAACLLLRVIFPGLDNYGMTRPAGSDLQSLILEGVLTWMLMFVVLCVSTGAKETGILAGVAIGAVIALEAMFAGPICGASMNPARSLAPALVSNNLQSLWLYLVGPTAGAILAVPSLWLVRNNHNSKTTETTEEPVQG